A segment of the Trifolium pratense cultivar HEN17-A07 linkage group LG7, ARS_RC_1.1, whole genome shotgun sequence genome:
TATTTTCCACTATACACAACtaattagtttataaaattcatcTATTAtagctagtttttttttatttttaaataaactaaaactcAACTTTATTATTTATGTGGAACATAATTATTGAAAGACAATTGAAGAGTCATGATATACATTGATCAGTCTATATTTGTGCTcctctttaaaatatttttttctgaaATAGTAACAGGTCTTCTCAACTCCTTTTATGAATGGACGGCTAAACCCTTTCTTGGTATGCTAAGAtagttttttatggttgtttGGTCACtagtttgttttggtttttacTTTATATTGTATTCCTTTTCGTTATATGTCGTccgttttttgtttttctacaTTACCCCTAATAATTTGGAAGATATTTAtccaacaaccaataaaaacaaaataatacacACGTGAAGTAAAAGTTTGTTAAAAGTTAGTTATAAGTATTACATGCAAATCTACTCGTTTGTTTTCATTGATATTATTGTGTCCGCGGTTTAGAATTATTAATACGAAAAATTAACTTCcttaatttgtttgattttttcaaattatttcttataaaaaagaacgGACGAAGTATAAAATGCGTTGTGTTGTTgaaatttatcaattaaatggTTGTTGGGACAATTTAGTCAGCATGGTTAAGATGACTTCACTCGATATGATCAATTTCCAtgccaatttttatttatggtGAAAACAAATTCATACATAACACAATATTATCTTGTTTGTGCACAACATAATTACTCATTAGTCATAAAGCATATGAAAAACAATAATGAATAGaaaatatatgaacaaaatatataaaaacgcTCTTAGatcactattataaataaaaaccatttttaagtttattaaaaagTTGATATGCCAAGTCTATTTATAAACTAGATACCtcaatttttcaattaatttaaaaaaaaaaatttattacttataataataataataatcataaagaataataaataacatctAAGAAAATCACAATATGGCAAGTAATAAATTGATAACTACATACCATTACCAACATATTTAGTGTCACATTCATAATCTTCAGAAGCACATAGCAAGAAGCTAGGAATATGTTCATTCTGGCGTTTCTTCAATTCTCTAAAAAAGGAGAGTTCTTCTTCTCTATCACATTCCAATCTTTCTATACGCGCTTTCATTTTGCTTTGAACCATCATACCCTCTAATTTTCTAGATATActacttatatataaaaataaaaatataattccttcaCACAACATTTACTATACTTTCATAGATTCCATTTATTGTGTTCAAATGATGCATTGTGTTACATAcgacaaaatcatttttttaattaactgtTTATGTCAGAATATGAATTAGTGCCATGTGGAGTTCTAGCCggctattttttatttgttttgtttatttctttGTGATGAAACGcatttttgaaaatgaaatgtattaattaaataatcatatattaatcgTGGTGAACAATGTTACTTTCCTTATAATAATTCTAAACCGGATTTAGACTGGACCTCGATCGTCTCTGAAAGATTTCATTTTCTAGGACATGgacatcaaaagaaaaataattaatccgGAATTGGAGGAATTCCTCATAGCTATAACTTAGGGGGTTTGGATAGcaaatatttaaaacaaaactattaATGCATGTatagattaatttattttaaattatttattgacatacttcctccgtcccaaaatataagcaaaagttagtcaacaaaagtgaatgtattttgtccaaatctttaaccaaatacataagttttttgactcatttttccttatattttgggacggaaggagtacATTTTGTAATATTGTTTTGGATAATTTCATAAACAACGTAATTATATATGACGTTTATGAGCtatttttaagttatttttatttaatataatttcatGATAAAAGTACTCATTAGAGAAATGTTGTCTCTTGGATATCAGCAAATACTGCTCTTGCTGGTAACAAAACTTCAATGTGCTCAAACTCTTCTTTAATTGATTTCAAAATTCTAAAGCATTTCAATATCAACATACACCCTCCAAAAGCTCCCAGCATCAAAGAAGTTATTTGGTTGCCTCCTTTGATTGACTGGGTGAAGTGTAATACGGATGGTGCCTCGACTCAAATCTCCTCAGCTTGTGGAGGCATCTTTCGAAATCACCTTGCTGAATTCATTTGTTGTTTTGCTGAGAATACATGTATTAATACTGCTTACTTTGTTGAGTTATGTGGGGCTATGAGAGCCATTGAGATTGCTACTGATAATGGTTGGAGAAATGTTTGGCTTGAAAATGACTCTACTCTTGTAGTGCTTGCCTTTAAGTCAGCATCTTTAGTTCCTTGGAAGATTAGAAATAGATGGAACAATTGCATGCACAACATTACCAACATGAACTTCATGATATCCCATATATATAGGGAAGGAACAATTGCGCTGATGCTCTTGCAAAAATTGGTGTAACTCTAGTGCACCTTTCGTTCTGGAATGAATTACCCCAAGCTATATTGGAAAGTTACTCTTCTGATAGACTTGGTAGACCTAAGTATAGATTTTCTAATATATAAGGAGGTTTTGGTTTGGTCCCCCTCCTTTTTTTTGTATCTTTCTCATTTttatctatttatatattttgtcgGATGTCCCCGAGGGGactctatttatatattttgaggtagtagcactttgctactcctcttttggttttaaaaaaaaaagtatttatgaTAACGAAATTAGCCTGATATATAATTCTATAAGGAAAAAGGATtagaataaaatttaacaaCCACTCTAACCTATTCCATCATTTTCATTCCTAGACATAGAAAATTTTGGAAAACACTATTAATTCTTGGGGTGACCAAACCCGAATCCAACCACCGAGTATATATACCAAATTGGATGAGAATAGAATCACAAGTAATGAACAGACGATCTAGCGATTCTAGTGAAGCTCCACGGAACGCACATAAAGAATTACCAAGATCCCTATAATCACCCATCGCCTAAGAAGAATTTGCTTAATCGACACTGTTCTAAAATATATGCcaagaaaaaataatcaattttggTGTTTTCCATGAAAGGTTTGTATTGTATTCACAGTGTATTCGTGTGAATATTGCTTCAGCGGATTGTAGTGCAAATTCGTATGGGGATCGCGGATCGGGGGAGGGTTAGATTAGAGGGAGGGTGCTTTAACTTTGAATTTCATCCATAGCGTATTCATCCTAGGGGTGCTTGGGACTTTTGGATCAATGTTagctttgttttttattttatttttttaattgtattttgaTCATTATGTAAGGTTGGATGTTGACACTAGTTTTTTCCTATTTGTGCCACATttttgtttcagctttaaaaaaaatagatttttttctttgtccCAATTTGAGGCATATATTATCTCTTGATAATTTGGTCAGGTGTATTTACCAACAACCAATGAGAACTAGATTCAAATGTGGTATACACAACTAATTTTTAACCGATTTTTACTTGATATGCATATATCTTATTCTTATTGGTTGTTGGGTAAATATCACAAATTATCAAGGGATAGTGtagaaaaaaccaaatataatAGAACACTTCTATTTATCAATATATCATAAAAGCTCATTAAAAATTACTTAATGGTAAATTATAtggtacacatcttatttaTGTACCGGTAAATTCAGAGTATTCACCTAAATTAATTCATAAAATACAAACCGGCCTAttatgatactccctccgtcccgatttataagggaaaaaagaccattttttttgtcccaaattataagggaaaatactcaaatttgaccaatttaattttatagttCCAAAAATGCCCCTTGttatattttccaaaacaattaattattagGGGTACTTAGAAATTAGGAGTAGGATATTAAATGATTTTGCTTTTTTATGGAATAAGTTAATAGGGGTACTTTTGGaaacaaaattatgtttttgatagattttagaatattaaatgcatttcttaataagtgtgtttttttttttttctcttataaatcgggacggagggagtaatatgtTGCTGCTTAAGGAATTCTAACATAAAcacaaactcaaataaaaaatatgtggacacacatatataaatagaaaataattttgtcacATTATTTAATATCACTTTATTAtcctttctattatttttttaaaaaaatttgtgtgtATGCCTAAATACAAAACATTTAGATTTGTGCCTAagcaaatatatctttttttactttatactaataataaatactccaattttaaacaatttttctttgtattttcaTGCGTCACAACTTTAGCTAATATATTACTATTCATTACAGACAGTTCAATCATTCGTATCTATGATCTGTAGGGGGTTGAAATGACTTGATGTTTGAACTGATCCCCGAACTAAATTAAATGGTTCAGTGGGTCGAATactagtggtgaaaacaaaaaaataaaaaaaatactattcataacattaataataaaataaaattactattcATAACTTAAAATTACAAGTAATCTTGCTATAAAATCTTCTTGCAAAAGTACACATTAAAAATCAGAGTTGAAATTAACAGTATCGATCAATCTGCAATTAACAACGTCGAATTGTCACATCTGAATCTCATGGACATCCtaagttaattaattttgtttcatTTCCTTTTTCATTTCTCAATTGAAGTAGTTGTAGCAGATGCAAGAAAAGGGAAAAGGAAAGAGGGGACAAACAGCATATAATTAAGGAAGTAATAAAGATGAGAGGTGAAAGAAATGCAGTAGGTGTGGATTCTTGGGTATAGTTTTGTTgttcttttattcttttattcttCCTGCATTAATAGCATTTTGAaacttacaaaaataaaaatattgacttCAAATATGAACCCAATTAAAATATGCATTTTATATATCTTGCATAAACAATTATATGTTCAGACTTTATTTACCTCGCGATTGAACTTTAAATTATTGGATCTTCTTCCTCTAGAAATGAAAGagtaaaataaagaaaatgcattctattatttttaaaaacttttaataaatattaatattttttatcgttataaaatttaatttttatcaataCAAATAAATGTATTGTTGAAAGGCTACCATTGAGAAGCGCATAGTTATAGGTTGTTCTTTGACTTAGAATCACACCTATGCACGTTTTTATCTCCTCGAATTATCtgaatatatgatttttatatagattaaagtttttcttttgtgtttttgttcACAATTTTCTATCTGGGTTCAATATTCATTTGATTTCCTGGCGGGGTGTGGTGTTTGTTCGTTTTACCGTCTTTTTGCCATGTTTCGTTTGGTTCGGATTAACAAATCATCTTCGATCAACTACTGATTCAACTACGATCAACTTGGAGGCCCGACATGAGTATTttagttacttttattttgtaacaTTATTTGGATGCATGAAAATGTTGTTTTATGCTAACTTGAAagttgtgagtttgtttgtggattcttccttttttatttttaaccatGTTGAAATTGTGATTGTATTCGAtgttctcaccttacaagtcagaTTTGTAGAGTTGAATTATgcttaatttaaaattcaaagaTAAGCCACTAGGTTaagtctagtggtgagagatttgggtagtatgctagAGATCCTGGATTCAATCCacaactcattgtaaaaaaaataatcaaagatTGCATGAGAACATCTATTTTGGTGTGAGGGGGTGTTTGAAAAATTCCATATTGTATGAGAAATGATTATAACATATATAGATGTATAAGCGGAGACTCTTAATTAGAATCGGGAGTCGGAGATTGTTGAGCAACTCTAATACCATTTTAGAATTTGGAGGGTTTAATTCAACCATATAAAATCgatttgtaaggtgagaattgtccCTTACTTATAAACTCTTGTTTAGTCATCTCAcattcgatgtgagacttcttaaccgAAAGAATCCAAATTTTAGATTCAACGAAAAATTCTAAGAGGTACTACATATTTTGAACATTTTTTAGGggtccatatatatatatattaatgaatatGAATAAACATAGAAAAGCGTGCATGtaatatgaagaagaaaaaaaaaagggagtGTGTGTAAGTATTGATAGAAACAAGGTATAGTGAAGTAAGAGGGGATAAAAGGGTAGTAAAAGAATTGGTCAAGTCATAGTCACTGAATTCATTTCATACCCAATGGAATTAACAAAGGGGTTCAGATAGTAAGAAACAGGTCCATAGTGTTGGCACTGTCTAATAAATGCGAATGACATTGAGAATTAAACATAGGGTGTGTATGAGTGAGTAGTTTTACTCAGTAACAACTTGAAGCAATTGCTATAAATGCAGTTCTGTTTTGTAGCCAGGGTATAATCATCATTTTTCTCATATGCTTCTATTAGTTCAACCGTGTAATGGGGTGTGTACGTACTGGAAAAAGGTATATAATCATATACAAAGAAATAAAGACATAATATATAGGGATGGTTTTGAATTTGCAAGTTGTAGGAGAAGTTATTGTGCGGTAAATTTTTATATTGCGGTAAAATTTGTGTAAGTTGATGTGGTTGGGATCACAATTGTTATCTTACCATTGTGAAGACTTCCATATTATATCGAGGTTTGTTGAGTATGACTCTTAGATATAATTCACATATATAttgataaattaaaatgaacTATAGCGACTTCACGGTCAGAAATTAGAAAATAGTGGccaaattttgtttcaaaaattatttttctctatCTGTTGAACAAGTTAATTTCTGTTTTAATCAGATCTCTAATTCGGTTGAACTATTGAACATATCAATATAAAGCTAAGAATAAAAACTCGCTCtatttttctaccaaaaaaaaaaaactcgctCTATTTCAAAACGTGTATATCAAAGAATGCAAcaaagttgtaaaaaaaaaaagacatgacACTCTAACTAAACAAAACATATCATGAActattgatatgtttttgacCTTCATAAACGTAAAgtgaaatataatatatatatcgAAAATAGTATacttccttataatttgggacggagtcacggagggagtacttagtattattataaaaaaaaatatatatatagagacaaaattaaaaagacaataattaatttgatattataaataaaaattacatttattttgaaacaatttttttatgataaaattatcCTAGTTGTATATCAGTCAAAAGAAATGAGAGAAGAAATAAATTAATTCTCTGACACAATATTCTAAACTATAATACATAAAAAGTAATAAGAAGTATTTAACTCTGAAAGCATAGAAAATTTAATtctaaaaacaaatattctcaGGGTGTAGTGCTATGTATTAGAGCTAATTATTAACATCATATGTTTGACCAAAACTGAACTAtcattattgattaaaataaacTGTTTGCTAATAGTGATAGTTTTTCCATTGAGAAAGATGAACGCtgatcacttatttattttctctgtAGAGACAGTATAATCACAATAGTAAAATATTGGTCAGCTAATTAATTCATAAACTCATTTAaacctcatatatatatttttctgtctagaatttttgtttttgtaatcatataaaacaaaaaaacaaaaaataaaaataaaaaccgacttgagctttgactgatgaacaTATAATAGTCTTTGAGTGTCCATCAAAAATGAAGAATATTGCAGGTTCAATTCTTTTCTCCAGCTAGTAATCTCAAAACTCcttaaaacagaaaaataaaaaataaatataaaaatacacaTCATAATAAAATTCttgatcaatatatatattatacatacacacaacacacaaatagttgaattgaaatattttaaatattcacatattaaataaattgattaTCTATACACTAGATTATACTATAGGATTTAATTAATGGACAATTTTCTAGATTAATTGAGTAAGTAATTAAGTGCATCATATAATAGAgcaattttttctaaattaattaattgactaaAGTAAGTGCAGTATAGTATTACATGAGAAATTGGATACAGAAATAATGTAAAGCATTGAAGTCTGCCAATGTTATGATTGCATATTTCATATGCAGTTATGTGATTCAGTGATGATAGATGACAGactttaaaattaaatgaaaaacattaattttagtACCTATAGAAATAAGAAACCCTAGGTGCGGTTAATAGTACGGCGGTCGTCACCACCACCGCCGGCAGCACTATGGTGTTGAAGCTGATTAATCTGACCTAAGCTTGCAGATATATTCATAGCCAAAAGACTAGCATCATAGTTATTCCCAATTCCAGCATCAAAATTTCTAACCAAATTATGTTGATGTTGATCCCTTGGAAAAaattgatgatgataatgatggtCACGGTCACGGCCATTACTATTAATATTACCACCACCAGTGTTGTTCTGCGTGTGGTGGTAATTAGTTGTGGCCGTGACAGATTCACCTGTCAAACCGGTTATGAGTCCATGACCGGCAGTAGCTGCGAGACTCAAGTTTTGGTACCTGGAGAGTTCGGATTTTGCACAATAAAGATCCATTTGAAGTTGACGAAGTTGATGTTGAAGGAGAGAAATTACACCTACACAACCGTAAACCGGATCGCGAAGTCTCATTTCGGCTTCATAAGCAAGTGAATTAACCGCATCTTCACGTTGGTGAGGATGTAAATCATTAAGAAGCTTTGTAACATTACTTGCTCCAAAAATTCTATGAACATTTGCAAATTTTTGTGGTTGATCAGGtggaaaataaggtgcaaaTGCACATTCTGGTTGACATTTTCGGCGTAGAAACTTGCATGCTGCACATGGTGAATTTGAAGATGCCATTGTTGTAGTTTGTTGTAGAGTcacacactttctttctctttctcttgttccttctttttttttctctctctcttttacACCACCATTAATTTCTGTGATGCATTCAACatggttttgtttgttattaCTACTAtgttgtaaaataataaaatatttgtaataaaaaattataaaaggaaATGATACTTGATCAATTAATGCGTGTTAGATGGCTAAATTcattattttatggtttttttggTAAATCCATTATTTTAAACCACGCACACTCTTTTCCtttctttaaattattattattatgcaactgtaacaaaattttatttccCTTCACTACTTCAAAGATTTTATaccaaaaactttttttttcaaagattgaccttttagaataaattttaataaaatcccTAAACTAAAATAAGAGGGGATTGGTTGATCGGAAAGCTCGGACAGGAGTAGGacattccataaaaaaattctgaTTCATTAGCTCCCACTCCTTGCACTATTCGGTCAAGCAGCTTCACTCCTCTCAAATCCTACTTTATCATCGTCAGTCAGGGTTAAATTTAAGGTTCTTTATTCATTTCGGTTGTCAAGCGAAAGAAGAGGGAGAAAGAATGGACACAACCGCACCAGCCGTCCGCATTTTCAACCCGAAAGGATTATATCTATTAATTTTATAAGCATACTTATTCTTAtcctttattattataaaatttattttttatttaaaatagtaaaCATATCTATTTATATTAGACACATCcaatttttatagaaaaaatattagttattagtattagtattttgaatatataaatactagtttgcttatatttgagatcAAAAGGTTATGGAAGTTACCTTGGGTTCCTTTTCattattagaaaaattgaaacattaATGATGAAAATTTAGAGAAGAGAATAGATAAAAATTTATCTCAAATTTCATTGCTATGTGTTAGattttagtatatataattCTCAAACTCCTTTGAGTatcttattaaaataattaaaaataaataaaaaaatgttgatcaTTGATTCATTTGGGTGATCCAAGGTAGAAAAGTTCAAAAGAGACAATGGGATTGAAGAAAATATATGGAAGTTGACAAAATGAAGTAATAAAATATGCATATATAACTAATTTTCAAAGATTGAGTTACCACTCAAATTTCATATCCTTGGACAAAATCCTTGATCCTTGTGTTGTTGGCTGAGAAATTGAAGACAAAAAACAATTGTACATGAAAGTCATGTATATGAGAAAGCCAGTGGTTTCTAGGGaaaataataaagttgattCATGTTTGAAGGCAGAAGACACTCCCTCGTGTGAGAATGTGAGACTTGATATTGTTTAGCTTTGTACGTTACAAGTGTGTGTGCATATAGCTATAATTAAATGTAGTTAAAATATgatcttgaaaaaaaaaattgtagttattttttgacagaataaaaaaaatgtagttacaATATGAttatgtgtttttctttctttttttttgtacaaaaaatgTCTAGTAAAATACTCCTTCCgtgacaaaatataaaaaaaatagattaattgcataattaatgtatttgatctataatatagattaactaatgaattttaaaacttttttttaatggaaaatatgTATTAATAAAATAGTACATAGGGTACTCAAACCAATgtatttcattttataattaatgTAACCAGACAAAACTAACAAAATCACTCAAACACCTAAGAAAAAATAAACTGAAATGAAACCCAACTTATAACACCCAAATTTTAGAAATAGTaagtttattataatttaattgtttaattttagATGTTTTTGCGCATTATTAAGTAGTTTAGGTGTGTTCTTcacccaaaaaaaagaaagtagtTTAGGTGTGTTTATTTGataattaatttaatgataTGGGGTAGAGGTAGTGAAATGAGGAGGAAAAATAATTAGTTATAATTTAGAAGATTTTAGCAAATTaaataggaaaagaaaaatagagaaaaaggGGTATGGACTAGCAAAACAGTATAGGAAAAGTGAGAAATAGGCCTTTGAGTTAGTGTGATGGACTGTGTAGCTATTAGTGAAAAGGTGGAGGTGTGAGTTAGAATTCTGTCTAACAAACTTTAAATCTTTTAGGAAATTGAATTTGGAAACAAATACGCTGCTAATACCCCGTAGGCTGAGGAGGAATCCTCCCAAGGAGGGGCTCGCGTCTGATTAGCTAGTTGGTGGGGTAATAGCTTATCAAGGCGATGATCAGTAGCTGGCCAGAGAGGATGATCAGCCACACTAGGACTAAGACAAGGCCCAGACTCCTACGGGAGGCAGCAGTGGGGAATTTTCCGCAATGGGCGAAAGTCTGACGGAGCAATGCCGCGTGGAGGTAAAAGGCCTACGGGTCATGAGAAACCTGATTAAGAAAAACTTGATTATTCATCTAtactatatctattctatactacatataaaaagaatacatgagttttggtgtcgacttttcataatatcaacaatacccttgattttttttagtagcaacaaaaatcttttattaacaaagtcaccataacataagacacattttttttagcagtaaattttttttattaacaaacacACCATAACATAATACAtatggacataagttagacataGACAGACGATGCGTGACCCGCAAGTTATAAATAGAGAGGATTAAAGGAAAAATAGGATTAACCACAATTAGCAAAGCAAAAGGAGTTTACATGAAAACATAAGGGAGAGCTAGGAATTGGAAAGGAGAGGCATAACAAGAAGCAAAGCAAATTGGATTAACCACATAAGGGAGAGCTAGCAAAGCAAATTGGATTAACCACAATTAGCaaatcacattttttaaaacttaaaacagGCCCagttttctttcaaaaaatcattttttgatattttctctttaggccccccacgtttcttttataTCCCCTTACTTACGTTTTTGCCCCTACACGGTGTTTCGGGTTATA
Coding sequences within it:
- the LOC123894568 gene encoding protein ASYMMETRIC LEAVES 2 gives rise to the protein MASSNSPCAACKFLRRKCQPECAFAPYFPPDQPQKFANVHRIFGASNVTKLLNDLHPHQREDAVNSLAYEAEMRLRDPVYGCVGVISLLQHQLRQLQMDLYCAKSELSRYQNLSLAATAGHGLITGLTGESVTATTNYHHTQNNTGGGNINSNGRDRDHHYHHQFFPRDQHQHNLVRNFDAGIGNNYDASLLAMNISASLGQINQLQHHSAAGGGGDDRRTINRT